The Musa acuminata AAA Group cultivar baxijiao chromosome BXJ2-2, Cavendish_Baxijiao_AAA, whole genome shotgun sequence genome contains the following window.
GTTTCTTATTTATTCAAATTGTCCGTGGACTAATCTATGGGATCTTTTTTGTCCTTAATGTCTATGTTCTTTTATGTTGCGGGCAGCAGTAGAATTGAAGTTTCCTACCAGGAGGCTGTTGCTCTAAAGAGGCAAGAGGAGCTTATTCGGGAGGAGGAAGCTGCTGGCCAGGTTGAACATGAGCTTAAGTCAAAGCGTGGTGCTGCTGAAAAGGAAAAACGTGCAAAGAAAAAACAGGTGGGGTTTTGATTCTGTCAATATTTTGGGAATTGTGCATTGGAGACCTATATGTTAGCATCATGGGCACTGTTTAGGTTGGAAGTTTATGTGAACACTTTTTGAACCCTCAGAATATGACACATATGAATTATGACAAATATGACCAAATTACCTGGCCTTTGTTTAAGACAAAATTTTCTATGAATAATGGTGTCTAAGAGTGTATAGAAATCCTAAATTCTTTCTTATGTGCTTTACTTATTCTCCCGCATTCTGTCTGTGAAAGCCTTAGCCTCACCCATCCCTTTAATTGATCACCTCCCTCTAGACCCTCTCTTCATTTTTCCTGTTCTGCTCTTGAGAGACTCGAAATATATTCATGAGCAGCTGGAACTTGAGCTTGGTTTTATCTCAGGTTCATTTTATTTCTGAACATATGCACCATGGTTATAAAGACCGACAGTTTCTCTCAGGATGGTCAGCTTTCACCACTTTGGTAGGGGTCAACATGCGGACTAGGTGATTTTGCTTGATTTTGTTTGGGATAAGTTGTATGGCCTAGTATGCTTACTGTATACTAAGTATCTGGTGGTAAGCCTAATGTTTGTAcctatattattttctttttaaatttatgacAGTTGTCACCGTTGtcaatctttcttttttcttctttccctCCGCCTTTCCATCTCTTTATGTCCCTGActattcctctctttctctctcttttcctttgCCGCTGCCTCCTCCAACCAACACTGCTGCCACCTCATCACTGCCATGCTGCCTTTGTCTCCTCCACCCCCATGTTGCTGCTGCCTTCACCTATTCTCTCACTAGGTCACCACTTCTTCCTCTTCCACGTTTTCCTCCTtaattcttcttctctttctccttctctgtgcccccctctcctcctcctccccttgccAGACCCATCTGTCGGCACAGGAGCATAAAGATGCATTGTATGTCCAACCCTCCTGATACCTTACCGGTCCACCCAGGGACAAGTACAGGTTCCGGACTGAAATTTTAAACCTTGATATGAACCTTCTGAGCTCAAGTCAATCATAAAAACCCATATGTTCATTTGAAGCAAACACAAGCAGGGATCCATTCATGCTTGACTTATTCACCGATGGAATCTATTGCTGATCCTTCTAGATTGTCAGATCGTGTTTATTCTTGGTAAGTCAATTGCATTTTGATTTTAGAGGAGGTGACAAAACTTAAAACTTGTTGATGTTCACATGAAACCATCTCTAAGTCCAATATAACTTATCCTATGCTGCATTAGACTTTATGAGTTTTATTGtagttgctttctttgcaaactcCTACAGGCATCGTGTCTCTTTGTTCTTTTTGAGCTTTTACATCATTTTTGCAATTGAAAAGATATACAGTAGCTTTTCCCCTTTATTTTTTAGCTTTGGTGTTTGATTAACTTCAGTTTCATAATTCAAGAATAGAAGTTGATGAGTTTGTAGTCTGCTTAATCTTGTTCTTTACTCTTGTTCCAGGCTAAACAGAAGCATAATAGTCGCAAGGGTAAAGACAAAGTAAAGGACGTGAGGTGTAATCAAGCACAGGAGAGGCTCCAACAAGAAACTCCTTTGGAAGAGCGAACTTCAGATAGCTTCTCCTCTGGGCAGGTAGAATTGATTATTGAAAAGATTGATGCACGAGAAGATGTGTCTGAGACTGGAGAtgatgttgctgaggtgcttcaaCCTGATTTAGATGACAGAGATACCAGTCCTACTAATTGGGACACAGATACATCAGAAATTCATCTGATCACTGAAGCTAGTGGCAGCGATGTGCAAAATGGACAAACTGAAAAGAGGAGTCAATCTGTTATGGATGATAGCTCCTCAACGTGCTCAACCGACTCAGTTCCTTCTGCTTTCATGAGTGGACCATATAAAGGAAACATTTTACCAAACAACAATGGTGCACAGTCTTCTCCAAACAGGTAAATATAGATATGAGCATATTATGTTGTGGTGGCTGTAACACCTGGAGTTTTTAACGAGTGACAAACTGTATATGCAGAAGAAAAAATCATTGGAGTAGAGAAACAAACAACCGCATAAGTTTAACTCATGGTGGGCAAATTCCACCTGAAACTACTTCTGTTGATGGCCATTCACATGATGCTACTGGCAGCAAGGCTTCCCAACCTGAATTGGAGGCCACTGGATTCTCCTTCAAGAATGAGATACAGCATCTTGGCAAAAATTTAGCCAGGAAGGTGGAGTTTATTGATACATTGACGTTTTATTTTTGCATTGGGGGTTTTATGATCATTCCAAACTTATATATGTTCCATATGTTAGATGTTGCTTCTTTGTTTGTTCTATACTTGACTATGCAGTAATGCCTACTTGGTGTAGTTTACTATAAATTTCTAGAGACATGCATGTCTGACCATTGTGCAGCTTTATGAATGACATTGTATGGTTATTGTGGCTTGTTCTGACATGCTTGCTGCTATTACAACTTGTACTGTAAATATTTTGGGGACAGCTTGGCATTGGCCTCAAATGTAGCGCCAATTGATGTGTCCAGTTATGTATACACTAATTCTCGTCTGTTCTATTGTTTCCTTGACTTTTTTGAAAATGCAGCTATGCTTATTATTTGTGTTTTTGAGAGCTCTGAATTTCTTATTTGTTCCCTGAAATGAAATGTTATCTTGAAGTTCCCATTGCCTAGTGCTGCTTTAATGTCAATTAATTGTCTTTGTTGCATTGTTCTGGATTCGCCTGAGTACATCTGAACTATTAGCTTTCTCTTGATTGAAAGTAATACTTTAGCACATAGTCTTTTTGGTGAGTCTTGCCGAAGTTATTAAGCTTGAATAAGGTCATTGCCTGCTGTTTCATTTTAGGATTGACATGATTGTGTCATCTGCATAATTCCCTTATTCGAGTTTCTTTCATATCCCTGTATCTATCTACTAGGAGTGTATAATCTCTTTGTGCTGATCTTGTCAAACCTTGAACATTTTACTTGGTGTTCGATAATGTTATTGAAGTTACTCAGCAAGCAACTTAATTTCATGACTTTTTCTTTCTCCCAGGAGGAAGTTTCTTCTCTACAAAAGAAATCAACATCCAAAGATCAGGTTGATGCGGAGAGTCAATCCTCTTCATCTGGCCTCGGTAAAAAGCCACTCAGCACTATTCAGCAGCCAAAGCATTCCTCAGTTGTCACCACCTCCACCACTGCCATCACGGCTGCTATCACCACAGTGGAGCCAGCTTCTTCTAAAGAGGCAACATCGAGTAGCACATCTCAAACCGAAAAGATTCTTGTTCTTGCATCAGGATCAGCACCAGTTTCGTCCAGTTCCCAGTCTGAAGCTCAGAAGCAGAACATGCCATTAAAGATTAATACTTCTCATCAAGACAATGCAATATCACGGCCTTCCAGTGCTCCTCTTGTCCCGGCACCAAGGCCACCTGCTTCCATCGCTTCCACAGTTCAAGCAGTACCTCTCCTTTCACGCTCTGTTAGTGCAGCTGGTCGATTGGGAACTGATCCATCACCATCTGCCCCAAGTTATATTCTGCAGTCATACAGGAATGCGATAATCGGTAAAACTATGCGTGCAAGGAGGTCTGATATTATTGATGAGACTACTTCCTCAGGCCAAAGTGTTTCATGCTCACAGTCTCCATCGGTATGCCTATCATCTGCCTCTATGCTTCCGCCTCAGGCCCTTGTAAGGAAGGACCAGACATCAGTTCGACCTGGCTTGACCTTTGGTTGCCTCAAGCCGGAAGTAGTCCATAGCCATCATCCGCGGATAGATGACAGCTACCATGAATCCAGCAGCAGCAGTCAGAGGATTGGTTCATCTCTTGTGGATAACATGCAGAAGCTTGACATTGATAATAATTTGTGGAAAGAACAATATCCAGCTGAGATTGCTTCCAGGATTACTCCGTATCAGGACCAAGGTACGGTGGCAGAGGAGTTTCCTCACCTCGACATTATCAATGACTTGCTCGATGATGAACAAAACATTGAACGGGCAGCTAGAGGTCCACAACATGGCTTCAATAGGCAGTATTCTTTGCCAAGTAATTTGTTTGCTGCTGAGTTTGGATCATTAGGTGGCTCTGGCCGGTTTGACCATTCAGATCAGTACTATGAAGAGGGTTTCCTTGGGGGCTACGGCACTTCCGCTAACCCCCTTCAAGGGCTGAGGGATGGAGCTCTCCAGCAGATGGATCTTTCATCATATTCTAATAACCATAGCCAGCTTGATGGATTGATGCGGAACCATTGGCCTTATGGGAACACTGATCCATCCATGCTCAGATTGGGGGACGGGGATGCTAATACGTACCCTTACCAGTTCCGAGTCTATCGTGCAAGAGGTGGAAACAGATACTTGTATCATCCTGCTAATGGGCCTTGAGAGCACATAATAGGATTGACCATTTGGTCATAACAATGATTATAATCCAGGTAATCTGTTCTTCTGAGCTTTCCGGTGAGATGTAATTCTTTCCTTgttttttccacttaaagaaagGCATTTCGTAGAGAGTGATTTTGCATTTCCTTTCATAGCGCCATCTGCTCTTGAATGTTTCTCGAGTTTTTCTTGCCGGCGGAAGCGGAACCTGAATTTGTCTGCTTGCCTCGAGTGCGGAGGTGAGGTGCTAATTCTACTTATTTACTGGCATGTGTCTTTCATGTTTAAATAGGAAGCCATACGAACATTTAGTATTCCCCCCTACAAGCAAATTTCCGAATTCTGAAGCTGATTCATGTGATTTTTCAACGCCACCCATAGCAAATTTACCTTTGCCTGTTTGGTTTATTAAGATTACTTTCTCTTATGTTTTATATTCTTTCTGATGACATTACGGAATATCGACTTGGAGAAAGGGTTATTGTGAGCATCCATGTTTGAAGTTCATCCTGTAACCTTTTGAGTCGTGGAAAAGGGAAACTCTTAGGTTAGGTTATTAATTGCATGTGTTGGAGCTGTTGCTTCCGTGAAAGAATCAGAATAAGTTGGGACTTAAAATTGGCATTGATCGTTACAACAGTGTAAGCTTTGGAAAAGCTCAAATGCAACAATCTTGTTCAATTTTTCTCTCTTCTCATGATGTTCCAGGCAATTATTATTTACTGTCAAGAATgttgattatttatttatgaattcCAACTTTTGATTCGTCATGCTTTTCCAAACCATTATTTTTATATTCACGATGTTAATGTTTGGCACAGAACATGCAGTTATTCTCAGCCATAAACATCTATCGGACATgttcataatatttttaatttcggATGTATCGGATGGTACATATCGGTCCATCAGCCTATCGACACATGGGTCTTCCGTTATCGGTATGAATCTCATGATGTCGATCTTAACATTTTGATCCTAAGAGAGgagtaggagagagagagagagaggaaaggagaAAGTGAGGGTGAGGGATGGGGTTGTGTCGTCTCGAGGTTGGATAGGTGCGTGGGAGGACGACGAAGTTCGTCGGGAGGGATGCAGTGACAATGGAGGGTGATCAAGTAGAAGTGTTGACGCGGAAGGTGAGTTTCGTGGGGTCGGGGTCGGGGTCGGGGTCACAGGTCCTTATTGATTATGTCAAGTCAACTAACTCGCATCCGCTGTGGTTGAATCAACCTGTATTTACTCATTAGAATTTTGGCATACTGCATTAGCAATTCTATATATATCAGTCATCCAATTCATCATCTTCTGGATGATCATTTTATCTGTTATTCTCAAGACAGATGCAAATCCAATAATCAATCACTCGACACCTTTTAATAAAGAACTGCAAAAAGAGTTGCATATCTAAAGACCACTTATCGTTTTGGTGAACATAACATAGCAAAATTAGAAATGCGACGCCATTTTTGTTGCATAATACCACAGCCTCGTACCATAATATGTTGCTGTGATGGACAACGCTAAGGAGGCCATCCTCCTCCGATGCTGCGCCTAAACATAACAACTTTATTGCCGTGATGGACAACTCTAAGGAGGACATCCTCCTCCGATGCTGCACCTAAACGGCTCCTGCGTCGGCTTCCCCGGAGGATTAACCTCGGTAACCGGGGCGCGTTGCTCGCAGTGCTGCTCGCCATTGCCGTCCACCCAGCAATCCGTGGGAGTGTCGGGGCTGGACCCGTCATCCGCTTCATCCAAAAGCCTCGCCGCCTGCGCGCACTGCGTGGTCGACAGCCATAGCACGacggagacgaggaggaggaggaggaagaagacgactcTTCTTCCACGGGCGCAGCTCATCCCTCGTATGTAGGCCCCTGCAAACGCTTCCATCTATACCCACACCCATATATAGGCACCGTCGTCTCCGCTTCCGTTTACTTGGGGCGGCCGGTGCTCGCTCCACAGCTTTCGTTCGTGGCGTATCGGTTGGGGCTCTCATCACTGGCTTAATTGTGAGCGTGTGAGGCCCACACGGTTCTAAGAAATATATCTATCATCCGGCCGGAAAGAAGTAAAAAGACTGAACACATTCACACCACATCAGATCCTTTCAACCAAGTAGTACTCTCAAATTTGTATCTATTTTTCATGATGTTATGCATAGATCAAATATTATTTCATGTTCAATTCCTCATAAACGTCTTCCACAATGAACTATAAGTTCAATTTTAAGTAAAT
Protein-coding sequences here:
- the LOC135605786 gene encoding TNF receptor-associated factor homolog 1b-like codes for the protein MTGTITEDYGMSLRSSATEGMLSEQRCPSSDSITEWRSCEQVENGTPSTSPPYWDTDDDDDGRSKTFELYGRFTWKIEKFSTINKRELRSNAFEVGGYKWYILIYPQGCDVCNHLSLFLCVANHDKLLPGWSHFAQFTIAVVNKDPKKSKYSDTLHRFWKKEHDWGWKKFMELSKVYDGFIVADTLVIKAQVQVIREKADRPFRCLDCQYRRELVRVYLSNVEKVCRHFLEERIGKLSKFVEDKVRWSGFRAFWFGMDLNSRWRMSRDRTDAILKAVVKHFFIEKEVTSTLVMDSLYSGLKALEFQSKNMKGRARLVDLEELPSPMILVDKDLFVLADDVILLIERVVSDSLPHQPLPSKDDKCPQNRTKDGSSGDEFNKDSIERDEKRLMELGRRTIEIFVLAHIFSSRIEVSYQEAVALKRQEELIREEEAAGQVEHELKSKRGAAEKEKRAKKKQAKQKHNSRKGKDKVKDVRCNQAQERLQQETPLEERTSDSFSSGQVELIIEKIDAREDVSETGDDVAEVLQPDLDDRDTSPTNWDTDTSEIHLITEASGSDVQNGQTEKRSQSVMDDSSSTCSTDSVPSAFMSGPYKGNILPNNNGAQSSPNRRKNHWSRETNNRISLTHGGQIPPETTSVDGHSHDATGSKASQPELEATGFSFKNEIQHLGKNLARKEEVSSLQKKSTSKDQVDAESQSSSSGLGKKPLSTIQQPKHSSVVTTSTTAITAAITTVEPASSKEATSSSTSQTEKILVLASGSAPVSSSSQSEAQKQNMPLKINTSHQDNAISRPSSAPLVPAPRPPASIASTVQAVPLLSRSVSAAGRLGTDPSPSAPSYILQSYRNAIIGKTMRARRSDIIDETTSSGQSVSCSQSPSVCLSSASMLPPQALVRKDQTSVRPGLTFGCLKPEVVHSHHPRIDDSYHESSSSSQRIGSSLVDNMQKLDIDNNLWKEQYPAEIASRITPYQDQGTVAEEFPHLDIINDLLDDEQNIERAARGPQHGFNRQYSLPSNLFAAEFGSLGGSGRFDHSDQYYEEGFLGGYGTSANPLQGLRDGALQQMDLSSYSNNHSQLDGLMRNHWPYGNTDPSMLRLGDGDANTYPYQFRVYRARGGNRYLYHPANGP